A stretch of Arachis hypogaea cultivar Tifrunner chromosome 15, arahy.Tifrunner.gnm2.J5K5, whole genome shotgun sequence DNA encodes these proteins:
- the LOC112750568 gene encoding protein NRT1/ PTR FAMILY 3.1, which translates to MEHNENHHASATRKKGGLVTMPFIFANEVTEKLAVVGFGTNMISYLTTQLHMPLTKAANTLTNFGGTASLTPLLGAFISDAYIGKFWTITVASIIYQIGMISLTVSAVVPQLRPPPCKGEEVCQQANSGQLAILYVSLLLGALGSGGIRPCVVAFGADQFDESDPKQSTKTWGYFNWYYFVMGASILVAVTVIVYIQDNIGWGLGLGIPTVAMFLSIIAFIVGYPLYRNLDPSGSPFTRLVQVAVAAFRKRKIPNLPPAQCLYQNDELDASISLGGKLLHTEQMKFLDKATVVTEGDDTKSPNLWKLNTIHRVEELKSLIRMGPIWASGILLITAYAQQGTFSLQQAKTMDRHLTKTFQIPAGSMSVFTITAMLATTAFYDRVFIRIARRFTGLDRGISFLHRMGIGFVISTLATLVAGFVEIKRKKAAMAHGLIDHSSATIPISVFWLVPQYGLHGIAEAFMSIGHLEFFYDQAPESMRSTAMALFWTSVSLGNYVSTLLVTMVHKFTRGPNGSNWLPDNNLNKGKLEYFYWLITILQLLNLIYYIFCVKYYTYKPIQVHDKDSTSSKENQVELTAV; encoded by the exons CAAATGAAGTTACGGAGAAGTTGGCAGTGGTGGGATTCGGTACAAACATGATAAGCTACTTGACAACACAGCTTCACATGCCGTTAACCAAAGCTGCTAACACTTTAACAAACTTTGGTGGAACTGCAAGCTTGACACCATTGCTTGGTGCCTTCATTTCCGATGCCTATATCGGAAAGTTCTGGACCATCACCGTCGCTTCCATAATATACCAAATA GGGATGATTAGCTTGACAGTATCCGCAGTGGTTCCACAGTTAAGGCCACCACCTTGCAAAGGGGAGGAGGTGTGCCAACAAGCAAACTCAGGACAGCTGGCAATCCTGTATGTCTCGCTGCTGCTTGGGGCCCTCGGGTCTGGTGGGATCCGACCCTGTGTAGTGGCATTTGGAGCCGACCAGTTCGACGAGTCGGACCCCAAGCAGTCAACGAAGACATGGGGTTACTTCAATTGGTACTACTTTGTGATGGGAGCATCCATACTTGTGGCTGTAACGGTAATTGTGTACATTCAAGATAACATTGGGTGGGGTTTGGGCCTTGGGATCCCAACGGTTGCTATGTTCCTCTCAATTATTGCCTTCATTGTTGGCTACCCACTTTACCGGAACTTGGACCCGTCGGGCAGCCCGTTTACCCGACTTGTACAAGTTGCTGTGGCTGCGTTTCGCAAGAGGAAAATACCGAATTTGCCCCCCGCTCAGTGCTTGTACCAGAATGATGAACTCGATGCTTCGATTTCTTTGGGTGGGAAACTCCTTCACACCGAACAGATGAA ATTTCTGGACAAGGCAACCGTGGTGACAGAAGGGGATGATACAAAGTCACCAAACTTATGGAAGCTAAACACAATTCACAGGGTTGAGGAACTAAAATCTTTGATCAGAATGGGCCCAATATGGGCCTCAGGTATTCTTCTGATCACAGCCTATGCCCAACAAGGCACATTCTCCCTCCAACAAGCCAAAACAATGGACAGACACCTCACCAAAACCTTCCAGATCCCAGCAGGCTCCATGTCCGTCTTCACCATTACGGCCATGCTCGCCACCACAGCCTTCTACGATCGAGTCTTCATCCGTATAGCCCGCCGGTTCACCGGGCTAGACCGAGGCATCAGCTTCCTCCACAGGATGGGGATTGGGTTTGTGATCTCAACCTTGGCCACCCTGGTTGCCGGATTCGTCGAAATTAAGCGTAAGAAGGCCGCTATGGCCCATGGGCTTATTGACCATTCCTCTGCCACAATCCCTATTTCTGTTTTTTGGCTTGTACCACAGTATGGGCTTCATGGAATTGCTGAGGCCTTTATGTCCATTGGGCACCTTGAGTTTTTCTATGACCAGGCTCCAGAGAGTATGAGAAGCACCGCTATGGCACTTTTTTGGACTTCTGTTTCTCTTGGGAACTATGTGAGCACACTTTTGGTCACTATGGTCCATAAGTTCACTCGTGGACCCAATGGGTCTAATTGGCTTCCGGATAATAACCTCAACAAAGGAAAGTTAGAGTACTTTTATTGGCTCATCACAATCTTGCAActccttaatcttatttactaCATATTTTGTGTGAAATACTACACTTACAAGCCAATTCAGGTCCATGACAAAGATAGCACCAGCTCAAAAGAGAATCAAGTGGAACTTACCGCTGTTTAA